Within Rhododendron vialii isolate Sample 1 chromosome 12a, ASM3025357v1, the genomic segment AGGggtggcctttttttttttttttttcctttagaaGGTCCATGGATTAAACCAAATTGTGCTTCCAAAAGATTGACCACTATGGTATCCCTTGGTCTACCAGTTCCCCCATCGATTGCTGGCACTCTTGGCGTTAAAAAACGAGCTTTGCTTTGAATACGAAGCCCAGCCTCTTAGCTAAGACAAGATAAGCCAAAAGTTTGGTTTCTATAGCCGTTGAGTAGTGTCACACCATGCATTTTCGGTATTTAAAGAGTCTATCCAACTTGAAGGCGAGGAGAGCAGATAGAGAGATAGGAAAGAATGGGATTCTGTCTCGAAACGTGAGTAAAGTAGCTTCTACTAGTTTTTACCCGGAAGGGTTTTGGTACAAGAGCAAACGGAAGGGGATTCAAAGCTTGCTCAAATAGATTAGACTATCACAGCAAAGGAAGAAGGAAGCAAGGGACAAGATCGTAGTTGACTTGAAGAGGGAAAGGAGAATTCGTATAGAAGGCTGGTTTCGTATGAAGAAAGCGCAGCCCCTGGATTATCTCTGGGAACCTGTGGATGCCAACACTATACGCAAACCAGCATCCAATCCTAGGATCACTTTGTGTATTGAAGTGGGTCGCGGACAACCTCCACTTAGATTACTTTCAAACATTAATACAAACGGGAAATGAGCTCGATAAGGACCAAACCTAGGGCTATTCCTCTCTCACATCAAGATCTCGAAGAAAGATGACTCAGTCTGACTTCCTTCTTTCCCTTATTTATGGGAAAGCGAGCTCTATAGCAGCAAGGGAGTCACTCTCCAAACGAGTATGTGTTGATACTCAAGTTAGACTATCCTTTCTTAAGAGATCCGCGGACAACCTCCACTTAGAATACTTCCAAACATTAATACGAACGACACAGCCAGAAATTCTCTGCTATTCCTTCTGGTGGTATTCTGATACGCGACATGGATGACAAATGGGATGCTCTTCACCATAAGGTTGGGAGGCCTCTGTGCTTTGCGGCAGAGGTTTGGAGAGATGTTGAGACCTCCACTAGgttctcttttttgttcaaaCATTAATAGCAATGGCGCAGCCGAAAAATTCCTCAGGCATTCCTTCTGGTGGTGGTCTGGTATGCGACGAGAATGACAAATGGATGCTCAGTTGCATCATGAAGTTGGTGAGCCTCGGTGCTTTTCAGCAGAAGTTTGGAGAGATATTTCTCAACATGGCAATGGGCAACAAGCCTAAAAGGCTAAAACCTCATCAACATTTTGCCAGTATAAAATCTGATGTCACTCTAGTTAAACTAGTCCTTGTGCATGAAACCAATTCCAAACTCATCTGTTTAAAAGTCTGACTAGTGTTTTTTATAGCAGGATTCCGGTTAGAGCGGTTAGGGACATCGATGGCTGATCATATCCACGGAGAAGCAAATTACTGCGTAGATGCTCTTGTAAAACCTGCACTATGGTGTTGAAGAATGTGATCTTACAATGTGCGTTTATAGAACTTtcgaaaagaaaggggaaataGTTAAGAGAGAAATGATAAGGAAGTTGAATATTTCTTTGTTCGATTttgagaagaaaatgaaagggaaaTAAAATATACTCCTCCCCTCTCCATTTCTTTCCATATtttcaaacagagccttaacTTTTGATAACAGTAAGAGCAGCTAGCTCGGCCCATTATTGGATACTCCAAGAGTACCATGTGACATTGTCATGTGGTACTTTCTGCAAATAAAATATTGTCACTATACAATGTGGGTCACCCCTTGTCTCTCAACCACTCAACAAAAGTGAATGATAATGTCTCTGCTGGATAAGTTACTGCGTAAATAGTTGGGAGTACCACACAGTACGGAAACGCTAAAAAACCCAAGCATCTCCACTGAAGGTGTTACacattaatctttaaaaaaaatcgacaTTTCTAAATTTGAACCGAAAGTAGGAGATGTTAAGAAACTTTCATCGTCATAACCTTTGTTATCTTAATATTTTAAGCTAACTCCTTGTGAAAATATGCAAATACTCGTAGAgcgcaaaaagaaaaagaaagtgaaaagccATAGGGAAAACGAAGAAATTATAGATGCAAGTgggttttcaagaaaaaaaaaaaaaaactcactacTTTTCATACATACATTTTTATAACTTAGCTCTGAAGCCAATTTATACGGCTATTGACTAATTATTCTAATTATCGAAGAATAATTCCATCATCCACGAATGACCCAATTAAAATAGGGATGAAATCTCGAATAGCCTGATAAGATTGATAGCTTATGAGATTAGTCATGTCGAGCCATTTGGGCCAAACCCAAGTGGTGAGAACTTGGACTTTCATCAGGGAGGTCTTGATTTCGAACTTTGTTGTATGCAAGGTGCTCAAAATCTCGCCCAATTGGGGCTGTTAGGGGCCGTGAGATCCACTGTCCGACCCCCTCCGGACAGGAGCCTGTTCGACACCTTCTCGCCTGTTGATTTCGCAAATCAACGGTTAAGATGAGCCGAACACTTTTTGTTCCAAAACGACGccgttttgagaaaaaaaatgttcatcCCATCTCAGTCGTTGATTTATGAGATCAACGGCCAAAAGGGGTGGGACAAGCGGGTTGGACAGGGGATCCGGACTCCTGTTAGGGTTGATCTTGCTCTGTTTCCCGTATACTTAGGCTAGTGTAGGACTCGACAATTGTCAAGAAAGGAATTAGGACTTGAtaaagctcgagctcaagttttaaactcgtttagtaaactaGCTGTACTCGAGTTACTTGTAACTTGCCTCCTATGTGACAGTTCGACACGTTCGTAgagactcatttagtaaacaaacCAAGTTTAAACACCTCGACAATAAGACAAGTTATCTGTGCTTATTGGCTCTACCCGAGCTCAAGCTCTAGGATAGTTTTGAACGAGCCAAGTTCAAACACTTTAAACCCTGTTGTTTGCAACTCTACCGGTACCGGTGTGGTACTATGTGATGCCCGCTCGGCGCATTCGGATTGtcaattttggttttggacaaCTCGGATttatagagagaaaaaggagagagagtggtggaataagaggagagagattatttaaatctgagccgtttaacACACTTTTGGATGCCCCGAATGGATTACTCAGACACTACATGGTACCCACCCGGTACCCAAATATTTCTCCATGAATAGACACAAATCCGTACCTCGTTGTTACcgggaaaaggagaaaaaaacagaaacacagAATCATCGCTCGACGATGTTAGACTCATCAGAAGAATGGAAGTCCATGTGGCCCATCTCCTCCGTCTTCTCCCCTCCCCTCCTCCTCTCATGCGCCGCCGCCGCCTCATCTCCTTCCTCCAAAAAACCCACATCATCGCAAGAACAAGAACTAGGACCCCTCATCTTCAACCCCTCCCCCGAAACCCTAACCGTCCTCCTATCCtcccccgcctctctctctcctcacctcCCTCCCCCCTTCCCCCACCTCTCTCTCGCCCGCTTCCTCTACACCACTCCCTCTGTCACCCATCCCTCCTCCCTCCCCCCCTCCACCGCCTCCTCCGTCGCCGCCCAACTcccctccctctcctccccctcctccgaGGCGGTCCGCCACAACCGCCTCCAGTTGCTGCGGTGCCCCGGCTCGAGCTCGGTCTTCGTGTTCTTCCCCACTGGTGAAAACTCCGACCGGGTCGGGTTCGTGGTGGTGTCGGCTGAGCATTCTGAGTTGGGTGTCAGGAGAGGAGATGGGTACGGGGATGATAGGGATGGAGATGGGGGTGGGCTTTTGGTTTCCAAGGAGAAGTTTGACAATCGGATTCTTAGGTTACTGGTTAACCCTGTGCCACATTCTTGCTCTGGTTCAGGTGATTATTGTACTACTACTGTTGGGTTTTTAATGTATGATGTTCATTGGTTTAGAATTAGAACTAGCGTCCTACTCCTGCTAGCAAGAAAAGTATTCTGTTATGTTTAATGTTATTTATAGCTCCGGGTAAAATCTTGATATGTTTTTTACCCCtgttatttatgatttatcATTAGATGTAAAAGTTTTAATGAGAGAATGTTTGAACATGAAAGGAGGTTTGaaagcttctttttttaaaccttTTATATTTAGCTTTTGGTATTTGTAAAAGtgtagaaaaaaaagaagaaaatgaattttattaggAGAATGCCCATTGCCCACATAGGAGAGAGAATTAAGGACggagcttgatttttttttgaaaactacacGTGCTTAGTATATACTCCGCCCCATTAGAATATGCATTGTGTATGTTTCAAATAGGGGTGTTTGGGGGCCAATATTAGTATGATGGAATTCCTTATTTGGTTCCACATGAGAAACCTGCACTAATATAACTTACATGTCCAATTAAAAGTATTGAACTACAAGCTAGAAGTCTTTTGACTTTCGTTTGGGCCACGGCGGGCAGTGCTCCTAAGATAGTAGAAGCAATGCTGTAGAAAAAGAAGATTTGTTGCAATTTAGCTCCATCGGAACCATAAATAGAAACACGTGAAATATTAGCAGAAATGGAGATTTTAGGCGCAATAGAAAGGAATGCTGTAACCGGGTGGGTCTCATAGATATCAGGTGCCCACATATATAGAGTCAAAAGAGATACGGAGTCCAAAAGGGAGTGGTGTTTTCTCCGTGTTTCAGAAAATGGTTAACCAACATATTAACTAACCGATAAAATCTTATTCTGTTAAAATGCATTCTTAAACATGAATTTTGAGAATGCATAATCTAAAATCCATGCCCGCGGGAGCTTTTTGATTCTCATTATGCATTCAGTCACAACATATTCTCAGATTATTAGTTAACCCTGTGCCACATTCTTGCTCTTATTCAGGTAAATATTCTACTACTACAATTGGGTATTTAATGGCTAGCACAATGTATGCTGTTCATTGGTTTAGAATTAGAATCAGGGGACTTGGTCCGGACTTCGAGAGGCCGCCGTTTCTAGATTTTCGGGGTAGTAAATTGTTTAAGAGTTGTTCTGTTGTGCATTGTTGTTGGAGTCAGCATTTGCCCGAAGAGAGCGCGGTGCTCCTAGATAGCGGTGAATTGTTCTTGTTTGATTTATTGGATTATTGTTCTAATAAGACTCGGGGTTTGAACAGAAGAACTAGTGGGAAAAGGATACGAATATCGTGGAAAGATTGTTCCAATAGTTTGGAAAAAGGCGGGTGGTTGAGCTGTGAATTTAGTTGGCATCCAAGAATCTTGATTGTTGCTCATTCTTGTAatgttttccttgttgattTGAGGGTTGAGGGATGCAATGTGAGTTGTTTGCTGAAAATCGATACGTTGGTAATGAATATTGCTGTACAAACTGATCGATTTGTTGCCTTCTCTAAGGCAGGCTCTGATGGGTTCTGTTTTGTTGTGGCCTCTAACCATTGGCTGCTTCTTTGCGATGTGCGCAAGCCATTTATGCCGTTGTTGCAATGGGCCCATGATCTTCCCAACCCATTGTGCATTAACGTGTTTTCACTTTCTCAGTTGAGGTCACATTCTAAGGATGATCATTTTAAGTGGGCTGCGGACACTGGATATTGCATTGTGATGGGCTCGTTTTGGAACTGCGAATTTTGTCTCTTTTGCTATGGGCCACCCCTTAGAGCTTCGGAGATTTCAAGTTTGTGTAAATCATTTTATGCATGGGACCTCCCTTCAGAGCTCTCACTGTCCGATCGCGAGTGTCATTGCGGAAGTTGTCTTGTGAGAGAAGAGTTCTCGAAGGATGCTCTTCCTAAATGGGTGGACTGGCAGCAGAAGAAAGATATTGTTCTAGGTTTTGGCATCCTTGACAAAGACCTACATAGTGAGTTGTCGTCTGAAAAAGATGGTTTTGGTGGGTTCACACTGATTCGGCTTATGTCCTCTGGGAAGCTTGAGTCACAGAGATACTGTGCCTCATGGGAATTCACAAAAGTATTGGAAGGACCGCACAAAGAGTCATCTCTTCATTTCGAAGATTCAGTATTGTATGCAATGGGTGAGGAGGATTTTAAATTTCGCAAGAGATTTAAGTATCTGACACTTCATTACCTCAATGAGTTCATGCACGAAAATCTTTCTAAAGTTCTTTTCACAAAAATTGAAAAGCTTAGCAAGGATGCTCGTGAAAAGAGTTCCTTCAGTGTGGGTTTCCATCAATGTATTTGTGAGAAGTTAAGGGCATGTGGGCTCAGCAAATTAACGTCACCTCCGCTTGTATCTGATGTATTAAAAGACACTCGATTCCTAACCAGCATTCATGAGGTTGCTTTAAGGAGAATTTGGGCAGTTTTACCCATGGATCTTTTGCAGTTGGCATTTTCTTCGTATTCGGAGTTACTCGAAGTTCTTGAAGACCAGAAGAAGGTGTCCTTGGAATTCCTAGATGTCCCCAGTCAACCTCAGCTGCCTCCTTTTGTCTTTCGAACGCCTTCCCGCCGTAGCACTAAGTGGTCGCAGAAGGTGCAGCCTAGTACTGCTTTTGTGGGTCCCGTTGTTCCTACTCCTGTTCTTTTCACTCTTCGCAACCTACgtatggaagaagaagaagcatacATATTGTCAGCTAATGCTCAAGTCAATAACCTGTGCAATGAAGTCTTGGGGGTGGCCAGTGAAATGGCTACACCTGGTTCTGTTTCACTTTCTGATGATAAAGATACATCATGTTACGGTACCCTGAAAGAGAATCCTTTCTCTTTACATAAACCAGCGGCGCTATCTTGTGAGTTTTCTAGCATGGATCCTACGCAGGGTGATTCTGTTTgtaacaaagaaaattttactaCCTTTGTTTCCAAAGCCCCTGTAAAGGAGCTTGTCTCCAATAACAGAACAGAGATGGTTGGTTTAGAACTCTTTAATTCTTTGTCACCACTAGACTTGAAGTTTGACGATTGTACGATAAATTTTGGGCCAAAAGAGTTGAAAGCGCTCAAAATGTTGACAACACAGTACTCAAAGTTTTTGCAGGTTTAATACATATGGgaagatattttttgagttgCAATTTCACGAAACAAGACGGgatttttcttttagtttattTATTGGCGCCTAGAATTATTAGGAATGGCAAGTTACTGGAGGTAGAAGTTACCACGGATCCTTTCTCTGTACAGATGAGATCTCCAAACAAGGAAGCTCCATTACTTTTGGAAATCAGCGAATTTATATAATGCACCCTTTTTTTATATCGAAGTCAAATGTTGTGTTCCACACTCCCTATAAC encodes:
- the LOC131311261 gene encoding uncharacterized protein LOC131311261 codes for the protein MNRHKSVPRCYREKEKKTETQNHRSTMLDSSEEWKSMWPISSVFSPPLLLSCAAAASSPSSKKPTSSQEQELGPLIFNPSPETLTVLLSSPASLSPHLPPPFPHLSLARFLYTTPSVTHPSSLPPSTASSVAAQLPSLSSPSSEAVRHNRLQLLRCPGSSSVFVFFPTGENSDRVGFVVVSAEHSELGVRRGDGYGDDRDGDGGGLLVSKEKFDNRILRLLVNPVPHSCSGSGKYSTTTIGYLMASTMYAVHWFRIRIRGLGPDFERPPFLDFRGSKLFKSCSVVHCCWSQHLPEESAVLLDSGELFLFDLLDYCSNKTRGLNRRTSGKRIRISWKDCSNSLEKGGWLSCEFSWHPRILIVAHSCNVFLVDLRVEGCNVSCLLKIDTLVMNIAVQTDRFVAFSKAGSDGFCFVVASNHWLLLCDVRKPFMPLLQWAHDLPNPLCINVFSLSQLRSHSKDDHFKWAADTGYCIVMGSFWNCEFCLFCYGPPLRASEISSLCKSFYAWDLPSELSLSDRECHCGSCLVREEFSKDALPKWVDWQQKKDIVLGFGILDKDLHSELSSEKDGFGGFTLIRLMSSGKLESQRYCASWEFTKVLEGPHKESSLHFEDSVLYAMGEEDFKFRKRFKYLTLHYLNEFMHENLSKVLFTKIEKLSKDAREKSSFSVGFHQCICEKLRACGLSKLTSPPLVSDVLKDTRFLTSIHEVALRRIWAVLPMDLLQLAFSSYSELLEVLEDQKKVSLEFLDVPSQPQLPPFVFRTPSRRSTKWSQKVQPSTAFVGPVVPTPVLFTLRNLRMEEEEAYILSANAQVNNLCNEVLGVASEMATPGSVSLSDDKDTSCYGTLKENPFSLHKPAALSCEFSSMDPTQGDSVCNKENFTTFVSKAPVKELVSNNRTEMVGLELFNSLSPLDLKFDDCTINFGPKELKALKMLTTQYSKFLQV